One window of Dendropsophus ebraccatus isolate aDenEbr1 chromosome 13, aDenEbr1.pat, whole genome shotgun sequence genomic DNA carries:
- the PLEKHD1 gene encoding pleckstrin homology domain-containing family D member 1, with protein MFTSKSSSVSPSPSMDQTDTDNLDIRTKVQLQGVLWKRPFGRQSAKWSKRFFIIKDSFLLYYAENERRNFESNRYFNIHPKGVIPLSGCRVDAKEEPGMPYVIKISHEDFHGNILLAAESEAEQSQWLEMLQESGKVTWQNAQLGEAMIGSLEAQGLQLAKERQEYFDKLMEETEELCSQREQKEELEKLNQVLEIEKSRFEDIVQELRLEQEKIKQELEVTIHSLKGVGEEKQELCCLRQNLQKTMEELSVEKQRALAILEDGQHQTQAPGNCMENPRRSVHGNLQQIDSKMQKLLEEKLQAENRIKENEERFRLLEEERAYYVSESQALQNSLAELNVEKEQTEKELKLQLKVQLDLERKLHEAEEALRRLEAGLNSTILNQDKEQKLRADVGHLKKFFEECIRNAEIEAMKPAIMKNSVYVPRAATRRIKSCRFHQQRPNFSHLRHSHSFLMSPGETADIQQTLKEAARNLTRDKHFRETLFQIITKKEPSQGHDK; from the exons ATGTTCACCTCTAAATCAAGCTCTGTTTCTCCATCTCCATCCATGGACCAGACAGATACGGATAATCTGGATATAAGGACCAAGGTGCAGCTGCAGGGGGTGCTGTGGAAAAGACCCTTTGGGAGACAATCAGCTAAATGGTCCAAGAG GTTTTTTATAATAAAGGACAGCTTTCTGCTTTATTATGCAGAGAATGAGAGAAGAAACTTTGAAAGCAACAGATATTTTAACATACACCCCAAG GGAGTGATACCTCTGAGCGGCTGCAGGGTGGATGCTAAAGAAGAACCAGGGATGCCATATGTCATTAAGATTTCACATGAGGATTTTCAC GGAAACATACTGCTGGCAGCAGAATCTGAGGCTGAGCAAAGCCAGTGGCTGGAAATGCTGCAGGAATCTGGCAAAGT GACCTGGCAGAACGCCCAGCTTGGAGAGGCAATGATTGGGAGCTTGGAGGCTCAGGGCTTGCAGCTAGCCAAGGAGAGGCAGGAGTATTTCG ATAAACTAATGGAGGAGACAGAGGAACTGTGTTCACAGCGAGAACAGAAAGAG GAGCTGGAAAAATTAAATCAGGTCCTGGAGATTGAAAAGAGTCGTTTTGAGGATATTGTGCAAGAGCTCCGACTGGAACAAGAGAAAATCAAGCA GGAGCTGGAGGTGACTATACATTCTCTGAAAGGAGTAGGAGAAGAGAAGCAGGAACTGTGCTGCCTAAGACAAAACCTGCAGAAGACAATGGAA GAGCTGTCTGTAGAGAAGCAGAGGGCCCTAGCTATATTAGAAGACGGTCAGCATCAAACTCAGGCCCCAGGCAACTGTATGGAGAATCCTAGACGGAGTGTACATGGCAACCTGCAGCAGATCGACAGCAAGATGCAGAAATTACTGGAGGAGAAGCTTCAGGCTGAAAACAG GATAAAGGAAAATGAAGAACGATTCCGATTACTGGAGGAGGAACGGGCGTACTATGTCTCCGAGTCTCAGGCCCTCCAGAATTCTTTAGCTGAACTCAATGTGGAGAAAGAACAAACAGAGAAAGAGCTGAAG ctgcAGTTGAAGGTTCAGCTGGACCTTGAGCGGAAGCTTCATGAAGCCGAGGAGGCTTTAAGGAGGCTTGAGGCTGGCCTAAATTCCACCATCTTAAACCAAGACAAAGAACAAAAGTTGAGGGCAGATGTCGGTCATCTGAAGA AGTTTTTTGAAGAATGTATCAGGAATGCGGAGATTGAGGCAATGAAGCCTGCAATAATGAAGAATTCTGTGTACGTGCCAAGAGCAGCAACCAGACGCATTAAGAGCTGTCGCTTTCACCAACAGAGGCCAAACTTCTCTCACT TGAGGCACTCGCACTCTTTCTTGATGTCTCCGGGTGAGACCGCCGATATTCAGCAGACCCTCAAAGAAGCTGCCAGAAACTTGACCAGAGACAAACATTTCCGAGAAACCCTCTTCCAGATCATCACTAAGAAGGAGCCCTCACAAGGACATGACAAGTGA